In Candidatus Acidiferrales bacterium, a single window of DNA contains:
- a CDS encoding enoyl-CoA hydratase-related protein, producing MPFRSIQFVHEANVARITLNRPPLNILDIGMMEEIGAAIEAARDAAVLVFRGAGPKAFSAGAAVSDHTPERVGTMLERFHAVFRQLHRFPGITVAAVHGHCLGGGCELAAFCDFVIASETAKFGQPEITLACFPPVAAVIFPPVIGFRRAKDLILTGRTISAREAEHWGLVNRVVAEGDLDRALEEFLAGVGKLSRPVIGLTKRAMLAAAGVDFEKALGEVERIYLEELMKTEDAREGIAAFLEKRYPVWKGR from the coding sequence ATGCCATTCCGCAGCATCCAATTCGTTCACGAAGCGAACGTGGCCAGGATCACCTTGAACCGGCCGCCGCTCAATATCCTGGACATCGGCATGATGGAGGAGATCGGCGCCGCGATCGAAGCTGCCCGCGATGCAGCCGTTCTTGTTTTTCGCGGTGCCGGCCCCAAGGCCTTTTCAGCCGGTGCGGCGGTGAGCGACCACACCCCCGAACGAGTGGGCACGATGCTCGAGCGGTTTCACGCTGTCTTCCGCCAGCTCCACCGCTTCCCGGGAATCACCGTGGCAGCGGTGCATGGCCATTGCCTGGGCGGTGGTTGCGAATTGGCTGCTTTTTGTGATTTTGTAATTGCCTCGGAAACAGCAAAGTTTGGCCAGCCGGAGATCACCCTGGCCTGCTTCCCGCCGGTTGCGGCGGTGATCTTCCCTCCGGTTATCGGATTTCGCCGGGCGAAGGATTTGATTCTTACCGGCCGAACCATCTCCGCGCGCGAGGCGGAGCATTGGGGTTTGGTGAACCGGGTGGTGGCCGAGGGGGATCTGGACAGGGCGCTCGAGGAATTCCTGGCTGGCGTGGGCAAACTCTCCCGGCCAGTCATCGGCCTGACCAAGCGCGCCATGCTGGCGGCCGCGGGAGTCGATTTTGAGAAGGCGCTGGGCGAGGTGGAGCGCATTTATCTCGAAGAACTCATGAAGACAGAAGATGCGCGGGAGGGGATTGCGGCGTTTCTCGAAAAACGCTACCCGGTTTGGAAGGGAAGATAG
- a CDS encoding response regulator: protein MATSKAGNSGPLRRPLRLLIVEDSAADAELMVAALKRAGYLVTFDVVDSPVLFEQRLAQADYDVILSDHNLTAWAGTGALELRQRSGKDVPFVVVTGALGDEAAVEYLKRGAADYVLKQRLERLPVAVDHALRDKAHRQEAARLQETIHRGKKEWELTFDTVPDPIFLLDEECRIKRANRAAAQVLGLEFSQLIGKLWYEALHGLGDPRPDCPHERMLATGKQERYDIEEPRLGRIFEVTTTPISDPGGVLRGSVHVMRDITEPKRAEEALRESEARYRKLVENAVYGIYHSKVDGKFLDINPALVAMLGYESEAELLAVNPTTDLYQDPGQRGRLVEEHRQTGRLEGLEVEWKRKDGKPITVRLSGRGVQNEQGALAYFEVIVEDVSERRALEKQLRQAQKFEAIGQLAGGIAHDFNNVIGAMMGWADLGLQEAPAESRLQTHFQKIREQAERAAALTRQLLAFARRQVLEPRNINLNHTVAGVVSLLEKVLGEQIEVKTALSPDLEAARADPTHIEQVLMNLCVNARDAMPRGGRLLIETRNVEFDEKYCRRYVYARPGRYVLLSVSDTGVGMDAATIERIFEPFFTTKEMGKGTGLGLAVVYGNVKQHGGFINVYSEPGQGTTFRVYLPVGNEVAEEREKTATEPVRGGTETILVAEDHEGLRDMARKMLERLGYQVVLAGDGEEAVRMFEEHRDRIALVILDVVLPKLSGPEAYARMCALKPDVSVVFATGYTAEAAQLNSMLEKGAAVLQKPYSPDSLARKVRDILDHARQR, encoded by the coding sequence ATGGCAACATCCAAGGCAGGCAACTCAGGTCCCTTGAGAAGGCCCTTGCGGCTACTGATCGTCGAGGACAGTGCAGCGGACGCGGAGCTGATGGTGGCCGCCCTGAAGCGAGCGGGCTACCTTGTCACGTTTGACGTGGTTGACTCTCCCGTGCTCTTCGAGCAGCGGCTGGCGCAAGCCGATTACGACGTCATCCTCTCCGACCACAACCTGACCGCCTGGGCGGGCACGGGTGCATTGGAGCTCCGGCAGCGGTCGGGCAAAGACGTTCCCTTCGTGGTGGTTACCGGCGCTCTGGGCGACGAAGCCGCGGTCGAATACCTCAAGCGCGGCGCCGCCGATTACGTGCTCAAACAACGCCTCGAGCGGCTGCCGGTGGCTGTGGATCATGCCCTGCGCGACAAGGCCCACCGCCAGGAAGCCGCCCGGCTCCAGGAGACGATCCACCGCGGGAAAAAAGAATGGGAGCTGACGTTCGACACCGTTCCCGACCCGATCTTCCTCTTGGACGAGGAATGCCGGATCAAGCGCGCCAATCGCGCCGCCGCTCAAGTTCTGGGTTTGGAATTCTCGCAATTGATCGGCAAGCTCTGGTATGAAGCGCTGCACGGGCTGGGCGATCCCCGCCCGGACTGCCCGCACGAGCGCATGCTGGCGACGGGCAAGCAAGAGCGCTACGATATCGAGGAGCCCCGGCTGGGAAGAATCTTCGAGGTCACCACCACCCCCATCAGCGATCCGGGAGGAGTTTTGCGAGGCAGTGTCCACGTGATGCGGGACATTACCGAGCCCAAGCGGGCTGAGGAGGCGCTCCGGGAAAGCGAAGCGCGTTACCGCAAGCTAGTCGAGAACGCGGTCTACGGCATCTACCACTCCAAGGTGGATGGCAAGTTCCTCGACATCAACCCCGCCCTGGTGGCGATGCTTGGTTATGAGTCCGAGGCCGAACTTTTGGCAGTGAACCCCACTACCGACCTCTATCAGGACCCAGGCCAACGAGGACGGTTAGTCGAGGAGCACAGGCAAACGGGGCGGCTCGAGGGCCTGGAAGTCGAGTGGAAGCGGAAGGATGGCAAGCCGATCACGGTCCGGCTCAGCGGTCGCGGGGTGCAAAACGAGCAGGGCGCACTGGCCTACTTCGAGGTGATCGTCGAGGACGTGAGCGAGCGGCGCGCCCTCGAGAAACAACTGCGTCAGGCACAGAAGTTTGAAGCCATCGGGCAGCTAGCCGGCGGCATTGCCCACGACTTCAACAACGTGATTGGGGCCATGATGGGTTGGGCCGACCTGGGCCTGCAGGAAGCGCCTGCCGAGAGCCGTCTCCAAACCCACTTTCAGAAAATTCGGGAGCAAGCCGAACGCGCTGCCGCCCTGACCCGCCAGTTGCTCGCCTTCGCCCGCCGGCAGGTTCTCGAACCCCGCAACATCAACTTGAACCACACGGTAGCCGGCGTGGTCAGCCTGCTCGAAAAAGTTCTCGGTGAGCAAATCGAGGTAAAGACCGCGCTGTCGCCTGATCTCGAAGCAGCCCGGGCCGATCCGACGCACATCGAACAGGTGTTGATGAACCTCTGCGTGAATGCGCGGGATGCGATGCCCCGGGGCGGCCGATTGCTGATTGAAACGCGGAACGTGGAGTTCGATGAGAAGTATTGCCGGCGCTACGTCTACGCCCGGCCGGGGCGCTACGTCCTCCTCTCCGTCTCCGACACCGGCGTCGGCATGGATGCGGCGACCATCGAGCGCATCTTTGAACCCTTCTTTACCACCAAAGAAATGGGCAAGGGAACCGGCTTGGGACTTGCGGTCGTGTACGGGAATGTGAAGCAACACGGTGGGTTCATCAACGTCTATAGCGAGCCGGGCCAGGGCACAACCTTCCGGGTCTATCTCCCGGTGGGCAACGAAGTGGCCGAGGAGCGAGAGAAGACCGCGACCGAACCTGTCCGCGGCGGCACGGAGACGATCCTGGTGGCCGAAGACCACGAAGGGCTCCGGGACATGGCGCGAAAGATGCTGGAAAGGCTCGGCTATCAGGTGGTGTTGGCTGGCGATGGCGAGGAAGCGGTGCGAATGTTCGAGGAGCACCGCGACCGGATCGCCCTGGTCATCCTAGATGTAGTGCTGCCCAAGCTGAGCGGTCCCGAGGCTTACGCCAGGATGTGCGCCCTGAAGCCCGACGTGTCCGTGGTTTTCGCCACCGGCTATACCGCCGAGGCAGCTCAACTGAACTCGATGTTGGAGAAAGGCGCGGCGGTTCTCCAAAAACCCTACAGCCCGGACAGCCTGGCACGGAAAGTGCGCGACATCCTCGATCACGCCCGGCAAAGGTAA
- a CDS encoding Phenylacetic acid catabolic protein: MPRISTFDDWVDLFREWIQDIGVDYPEVRNYHFESKFGQLKTNEIEFGDFAGGRKWEKELAIPDQRMRDGLQNLIIYQGDTEFASVEQQRKLFENAPSEHDRMSLVRVMTEEMRHGWQMCHLLIEYFGHSGRIEALKQLERRAFEHKRLLGAFNESVDNWLDFFTYTDFVDRDGKFQLTMLSYSAFAPLARSTVAMLKEESFHLGTGHDGLKRILKAGKIPVPILQKFINKWVTTAYDLFGVDHSSSAHWAYVWGLKGRYDEHQAQGEANKEQLNEHSRNLYHLEVKNLMEQLNRNLPEDQPKLIAPDLKFNRKIGDYAQATYNAAGELISREKFDEYVKDALPSAADYSFLKEIFAEGGWIAPKMPGGQ, from the coding sequence ATGCCGCGCATTTCCACATTTGATGATTGGGTGGATCTCTTCCGCGAATGGATTCAGGACATCGGGGTGGATTATCCCGAGGTTCGCAACTACCACTTCGAGAGCAAGTTTGGCCAGCTCAAAACGAATGAAATTGAGTTCGGCGACTTTGCCGGCGGGCGGAAGTGGGAAAAGGAGCTGGCGATTCCGGACCAGCGCATGCGCGACGGCCTGCAAAACTTGATCATCTACCAGGGCGACACGGAGTTCGCTTCGGTCGAGCAACAGCGCAAGCTCTTTGAGAATGCGCCCTCCGAGCACGACCGGATGTCGCTGGTGCGGGTGATGACGGAGGAGATGCGGCACGGCTGGCAGATGTGCCACCTGCTGATCGAATATTTTGGCCACTCGGGCCGCATCGAAGCCCTGAAGCAGCTCGAACGCCGCGCCTTTGAGCACAAGCGACTGCTTGGCGCTTTTAACGAAAGCGTGGACAACTGGCTCGATTTCTTCACCTATACCGACTTTGTGGATCGCGACGGGAAGTTTCAGCTCACCATGCTGAGCTACTCGGCGTTCGCCCCGCTGGCGCGCTCGACCGTGGCCATGCTCAAGGAGGAATCGTTCCATCTTGGAACCGGCCACGACGGTTTGAAGCGCATCCTGAAAGCGGGAAAAATTCCCGTGCCGATCCTGCAAAAGTTCATCAACAAGTGGGTCACGACCGCGTATGATCTCTTCGGCGTGGATCATTCCTCCTCGGCGCATTGGGCCTATGTGTGGGGTCTAAAGGGCCGCTACGACGAGCACCAGGCGCAAGGCGAAGCCAACAAGGAGCAATTGAACGAGCACAGCCGGAACCTGTATCACCTCGAGGTCAAGAACCTGATGGAGCAGCTCAACCGCAACCTCCCGGAGGATCAGCCAAAGCTTATCGCGCCCGATCTCAAGTTCAACCGCAAGATTGGCGACTACGCTCAAGCCACCTACAATGCCGCCGGCGAGTTGATCAGCCGGGAAAAGTTTGACGAATATGTGAAGGATGCTCTTCCTTCGGCCGCCGACTACTCGTTTCTCAAAGAGATATTTGCCGAGGGCGGGTGGATTGCTCCCAAGATGCCCGGGGGGCAGTAG
- a CDS encoding TetR family transcriptional regulator, whose product MPQPPRSGKNGARYQAKLARILRHATRVFYSKGYKGASIRDISRSSGLSLAGLYYYFGSKPELLYLIQKHTFTTILASLKKELAGVPDADKKLRLLIRNHLRYFLEHQKEMKVLSHESDVLTGGYAREVGEIKRRYYKICLGIVEELHAAGRLRRLNPRLAVLSLFGMMNWIYTWYNPRVDPDVETLAETMAELFLRGALLPGQPTGAVPPAPAAAVKEAVLTT is encoded by the coding sequence ATGCCGCAGCCACCCCGGTCGGGCAAAAACGGCGCCCGCTACCAAGCCAAACTGGCCCGCATCCTTCGCCACGCCACCCGCGTTTTCTATTCCAAAGGCTACAAGGGTGCTTCCATCCGCGACATTTCCCGCTCCTCGGGCCTCTCCCTGGCAGGCCTCTATTATTACTTCGGCAGCAAGCCAGAACTCCTCTACCTCATTCAAAAACATACATTTACGACGATCCTGGCGTCGCTCAAAAAGGAGCTGGCCGGTGTCCCCGATGCGGATAAGAAGCTCCGTTTGCTCATTCGGAATCATTTGCGCTATTTCCTCGAACACCAAAAGGAGATGAAGGTTCTCTCGCACGAGTCCGACGTCCTCACCGGCGGCTATGCCCGCGAGGTGGGCGAGATCAAGCGGCGCTACTACAAGATTTGCCTGGGGATCGTCGAGGAGTTGCACGCTGCCGGACGCCTGCGCCGGCTGAACCCGCGCCTGGCTGTCCTGAGTCTCTTCGGCATGATGAACTGGATCTACACCTGGTACAACCCGCGCGTCGATCCGGACGTCGAGACCCTGGCTGAAACGATGGCCGAGCTTTTCTTGAGAGGCGCGTTGCTTCCAGGCCAGCCGACCGGCGCCGTTCCGCCCGCGCCAGCGGCCGCGGTCAAAGAAGCCGTTTTGACCACCTGA
- a CDS encoding rhodanese-like domain-containing protein — translation MDEAKLDDLQITPQAVKEKMEAKDKFLLLDVREKWEAKMAQIPGSMLVPMQEIPENLGVIEGAQEVIVYCHLGIRSLDVTVWLRQQGIENSRSIAGGIDRWSREIDASIPRYD, via the coding sequence ATGGACGAAGCCAAGCTTGATGATTTACAGATCACGCCTCAGGCAGTGAAAGAAAAGATGGAGGCGAAGGACAAGTTCCTCCTGTTGGACGTCCGCGAAAAATGGGAGGCCAAGATGGCGCAGATTCCCGGGTCCATGCTGGTTCCGATGCAGGAGATTCCGGAGAATCTGGGCGTCATCGAGGGAGCGCAGGAGGTCATCGTCTATTGCCACCTCGGAATCCGCAGCCTGGATGTTACGGTTTGGCTGCGGCAGCAGGGAATTGAAAACTCCAGAAGCATCGCCGGCGGCATCGACCGGTGGTCGCGCGAAATTGACGCATCTATCCCGCGTTACGACTGA